Below is a genomic region from Triticum dicoccoides isolate Atlit2015 ecotype Zavitan chromosome 5A, WEW_v2.0, whole genome shotgun sequence.
CTCCTCGCCGTGGATGGCATTCGTGCAACCAGCAATTGCCACCGGGCCAGCCGTCGCGCGCAGACGACCGGCAGATCAGCCGGCCAGGTCACGGAGCAGGTGAAACCCGGCGCTCATCCCCCGGTAGTGCTGGTCCTGCACGCCGTGGGACGACCCCTCGGCGGCGCCATCCATGCCGAACTGGATGTTCTGGCCATGGCCGCCGGACGGATGCAAACCCACGCCGTCCATCTGCTCGCCCGGGAACAGGAACCCGCCCGCGCCGTGCTGCGCGGACGACGGCGCGCCAAACGCGAtgttcacgccgccgccgccgtgcgtgTCGTGCTGCTGCAGCCCCAGCGTGAGCGACACGCCGCCCCCGAAGCCCTGGCCCTGCCCGCCGTACGCGTCGAAGTCAAGGGGGTGGGCGGCGTCCATGACGCCGAAGCTCTCCATCCGCGCCGGAACGCCGGCGATGTTGACGACGGAGGCGAGGGAGCCGGCGTCGTGTCCAACGTGCAGCTGCGCCCGCGTCGGCTTCCGGTCGTCGGCACCCCCGACGCGCTCGCCTTCGTCGGCCGCGGCCGCGCCCTGCTGCTGTCCCTGCGCGTCGGAGGCGTGGCTGCCGCTGCTGCTAGGGTTGTTAGGGTTTATCAGGCCGCCATCGTCCTGCTGCTCGCCCTTCATCTCCTCCACGTACATCTCCTCCACCATGGGCTTCCACAGCCGCACCCGCGCGTTGATGAACCAGTTGGACACCTGCATGCAGCGCGCGCATGTCATTGTAGCGAGAGGTGCAAGTGTAACCAAGAACCAAGAATCTCTGTCCGGCCAGCGCTAGCGGACGCGCCGAGACCCTGACATGGCAACCGATCGAGGTGTGACGATGGAGATGGACCATCCACACGCAGTGCACGGGTAGCTCGTGTGCGTACCTGGCTCCGTGAGAGGCCCGTCTGCCGAGCCAGGATGTGCTTGTCCACGTCGCTCGGATACCTGCAGGGATACACACATTTTGGTACGATCACATGAGCACAAAATGCTACGAAAGCATGCGCTATTAAGAAATAATGAATCAAGTTTATTAGAGCTAATCGGTTAGCACTGATGTTTATGCTTTGTCCACTCAAACACACTTCCATGGTTAATTTACACATCACACACTAAGAGATGCGTCACATATCCAGCTAGCTAACCATGATTAACTAAGCCACCTAGCTAGCCATCCTTTTCTCACAAAAGACTTTTGTGCTTACGTACGTGCGTGCATACAAAATCACTCACGAGCTAGCTAGGTACACGTAGTTCATCAACTAGTAATTAACATGCATGATGAAAACCGGCCAATTAGTTTATGTTTCCAATTGGAATAAGCCAACACCATAGTCAGTAAGGATCGATCGTACACACACACATGACACTGGGTATATGCTTGACAGCTTGAGTATATGTAGCATCCATTGGCTAATAGGCCAACATGGCCATGGAATTTTGAGCAGGTGATGCCAACATAATTGTGGTCCTGGTGAATAGTATGCCATACGATAGAATATAAACTTTATATGAAAAAAACTCTAttaagaactactccctccgtcccaaaatgtaagacgttttttgatactagtgtagtgtcaaaaaacgtcttacattttggaacggagggagtaattgataTCCAATCCAATGATTTTCCAGTACTTAACACTATGCAAAATTCAATTTTGCTCAATGTACATTGCATCTATTTACATGGTCTATGATATGCTTAGTTAGTTAAATTTACTATATACTgcaccctccgtcccaaaataaatggcatggttttagtttaaatttgaactaaaaccacgccaCTTATTTTGAGGCAGAGGGAGTAGTTATCTATGTTATTGAAAGAAAATAAAATCGCTTTGTTAGTTGATGAAGCAACTGTTGGATTAATGCATGACATGTAAAGATGAAAGTACCACTACTTACGGGGTCGAGGGATGGTTTCTCCAatggaaatcggaggggaaaccctcttttgctcaaaaaaaCTTACGGGTTGAGGAAGTGCTCAAAGAGCCATGCCCGGAGGATGGTGACCGCGCGCTCTGGCAGGCCGCGCtgcggccgccacgggtggctgtcCATCATCATGCCGCCGTTCTGGTGCATCGCCTTCTGCTGCCGGATGCACTGGTCCAGCACCTTGAGCCGCGGCGTGTCGCCCCGTGTCATCCCCGGCGGCGACACGTCCTTCTCCCCGAGCGCCTTCCGCACTGCCTGCAGCTGCGCGACGATCCCGTCCCTCAAGCTTCGGAAGTGCCGTGAGATGGTCCGTGCCGCTACCGCCGTGTACCCCG
It encodes:
- the LOC119304125 gene encoding homeobox protein BEL1 homolog, which encodes MAHDPSLGFADYFSAADAAAASLMPAMDEGAPELYGLQSGMELLGMRGLHAAAMSGATSVSADVHCDGGGDGHDGSTMRFFLEQQQQQHHQHHQPSQAPLSLSPCRPEEVAQLHQQQHHHHLQQQQHEASAAAWMMPHEHDAATYAHGHGAARPLRSSRFLLPAQQLLQGYCSLPVDITPKRAKPAQTQQQEDGAGGEASSSSTSGWTPSPQIQAMEALELKRLKDRLYVMLEEVDRRYRRYCEQMRGLAGGFEAVAGERAASGYTAVAARTISRHFRSLRDGIVAQLQAVRKALGEKDVSPPGMTRGDTPRLKVLDQCIRQQKAMHQNGGMMMDSHPWRPQRGLPERAVTILRAWLFEHFLNPYPSDVDKHILARQTGLSRSQVSNWFINARVRLWKPMVEEMYVEEMKGEQQDDGGLINPNNPSSSGSHASDAQGQQQGAAAADEGERVGGADDRKPTRAQLHVGHDAGSLASVVNIAGVPARMESFGVMDAAHPLDFDAYGGQGQGFGGGVSLTLGLQQHDTHGGGGVNIAFGAPSSAQHGAGGFLFPGEQMDGVGLHPSGGHGQNIQFGMDGAAEGSSHGVQDQHYRGMSAGFHLLRDLAG